The following proteins are co-located in the Imtechella halotolerans genome:
- a CDS encoding tRNA-binding protein, whose translation MEITWNDFEKVEMRVGTIIEVNDFPNARKPAFQLTIDFGSQLGIRKSSAQITKRYHKEELLNRQIIAVVNFPKKQIANFMSECLVMGAVGDQGDVVLLEPTHSIPNGWRIS comes from the coding sequence ATGGAAATCACTTGGAATGATTTTGAAAAAGTAGAAATGCGAGTAGGTACGATCATTGAAGTTAATGATTTTCCTAATGCGCGAAAGCCGGCTTTTCAACTTACTATTGACTTTGGAAGTCAATTAGGAATTAGGAAGTCTTCAGCACAAATAACAAAGAGATACCATAAAGAAGAATTACTTAATAGGCAGATAATAGCAGTTGTAAATTTTCCTAAAAAACAAATTGCAAACTTTATGAGTGAATGTTTAGTGATGGGTGCTGTTGGAGATCAAGGTGACGTAGTTCTTCTAGAACCTACACATTCAATTCCAAATGGATGGCGAATTTCTTAA
- a CDS encoding Mpo1 family 2-hydroxy fatty acid dioxygenase, with protein sequence MKTLNHWFDEYSISHQNKINKGIHYICVPVIFFSIVGLLMSIPATFLEELIPGTNFILENWAAPVILLVLFFYVRLSFAMGIKMLIFSMLCIIGNYYLGSVVTLWIASLSIFVIAWIGQFYGHKLEGKKPSFLKDIQFLLIGPAWVINSLFGNK encoded by the coding sequence ATGAAAACACTTAATCATTGGTTTGATGAATACTCAATATCTCATCAAAATAAGATAAATAAGGGGATACATTATATATGCGTACCAGTCATTTTCTTTTCCATTGTTGGATTACTAATGAGTATTCCTGCTACTTTCTTAGAAGAACTTATTCCAGGGACTAACTTTATTCTTGAGAATTGGGCTGCACCAGTCATATTATTAGTGTTGTTTTTCTACGTTCGCTTATCCTTTGCAATGGGAATAAAGATGTTGATTTTTTCAATGTTATGTATAATTGGAAATTACTATCTAGGGTCAGTTGTCACTTTATGGATAGCTTCATTGAGCATTTTTGTCATTGCTTGGATAGGTCAATTTTATGGACATAAATTAGAAGGTAAGAAACCTTCTTTTTTGAAAGACATTCAGTTTTTACTTATTGGCCCAGCATGGGTTATTAATAGTTTGTTTGGAAATAAATAG
- a CDS encoding thioredoxin family protein, whose amino-acid sequence MANTPSNMIPLGTKAPDFNLPDTISGNTYSLNNLKGDKATVIMFICNHCPFVKHINNQLVLLASEYKLNGVSFIAISSNDAMAYPQDGPELMKKNARENSYNFPYLYDQTQQTAIDYDAACTPDFYIFDHTLSLVYRGQLDDSRPGNSIPVTGRDIRMALNNLLENRSIDKDQKPSLGCNIKWKI is encoded by the coding sequence ATGGCAAACACTCCAAGTAATATGATTCCACTAGGAACTAAAGCTCCTGATTTTAACCTCCCAGACACGATCTCTGGAAACACTTACTCCTTAAATAATCTCAAAGGAGACAAGGCAACTGTTATCATGTTCATTTGCAACCATTGCCCTTTTGTTAAACATATAAATAATCAACTGGTTCTTCTGGCTTCAGAATACAAATTAAATGGTGTAAGCTTTATAGCAATTTCCAGTAACGACGCTATGGCATACCCACAGGATGGTCCTGAGTTAATGAAAAAAAATGCCAGGGAAAATTCCTATAATTTTCCATATTTATACGATCAAACGCAGCAAACGGCTATAGACTACGATGCCGCCTGTACACCTGATTTCTATATATTTGACCATACACTTTCCTTAGTTTATAGAGGTCAATTGGACGATTCTAGACCAGGAAACTCAATACCCGTTACTGGCCGCGACATTAGAATGGCTTTAAATAATCTTCTAGAGAATAGATCAATAGATAAAGATCAAAAACCAAGTCTGGGATGTAATATTAAATGGAAAATTTAA
- a CDS encoding peroxiredoxin, with protein sequence MSTLRLGDKAPNFQAQTSEGPIDFYEYLGDGWGVLFSHPADYTPVCTTELGTVAKYKIEFEKRNTKVIALSVDGLESHKGWIKDINETQNTQVNFPIIADEDRKVSDLYDMIHPNANETFTVRSVFVIGPDKTIKLIITYPASTGRNFDELLRVIDSLQLTAYQKVATPANWNQGQDVVISPSVSNEEAKILFPKGFTEVKPYLRLTPQPVSK encoded by the coding sequence ATGTCTACATTACGTTTAGGAGATAAGGCTCCCAATTTTCAAGCTCAAACTTCAGAAGGACCTATTGATTTTTACGAATATTTAGGAGATGGTTGGGGAGTATTATTCTCACATCCTGCTGATTACACCCCAGTTTGTACAACTGAACTTGGAACAGTAGCCAAGTACAAAATTGAATTTGAAAAAAGAAACACCAAGGTTATCGCCTTAAGTGTAGATGGACTTGAGTCTCATAAAGGTTGGATTAAAGACATAAATGAAACCCAAAACACACAAGTTAACTTTCCCATTATTGCCGATGAAGATAGAAAAGTTTCTGATCTCTATGACATGATTCACCCCAACGCGAATGAAACATTTACAGTTCGTTCCGTATTTGTTATCGGTCCGGATAAAACAATAAAGTTAATTATTACTTATCCAGCTTCAACAGGTCGTAATTTTGACGAATTATTACGTGTTATAGATTCACTTCAACTCACTGCCTATCAAAAAGTAGCTACCCCTGCCAATTGGAATCAAGGACAAGATGTTGTTATCAGTCCATCAGTGAGTAATGAAGAAGCCAAGATATTATTTCCAAAAGGATTTACAGAAGTTAAACCTTACTTAAGATTAACTCCCCAGCCAGTGAGTAAATAA
- a CDS encoding YfiT family bacillithiol transferase — MTPEQLELLKYPIGKYSWPETITKETLDEWVVSISELPSKLEILVLSFSEEQLDTPYRPGGWTVRQVVHHLVDSHVNSYVRYKWTLTEDCPVIKTYHEDRWAELNDYKADVKLSLQMLKALHIKWVFLLKVLTEEDFSKTFVHPETAKEISLRRLTGLYAWHGEHHYAHIAHLANRKGWK; from the coding sequence ATGACACCTGAGCAATTAGAATTATTAAAGTATCCCATTGGAAAGTATTCTTGGCCTGAAACAATAACCAAAGAAACTCTTGATGAATGGGTAGTCTCAATTTCTGAATTACCTTCTAAGTTAGAAATTCTAGTTCTTTCTTTTAGCGAGGAGCAATTAGATACACCATATCGGCCAGGAGGCTGGACTGTACGACAAGTGGTACATCATCTTGTGGATAGTCATGTGAATAGTTATGTGAGGTATAAATGGACATTAACAGAGGATTGTCCTGTGATTAAAACCTATCATGAAGATCGATGGGCTGAACTAAATGATTATAAGGCGGATGTTAAATTGTCACTGCAAATGCTTAAGGCCTTGCATATAAAATGGGTGTTCTTGTTAAAGGTGTTAACAGAAGAAGATTTCTCAAAAACATTTGTTCATCCTGAGACAGCTAAGGAAATTTCTTTACGTCGATTGACAGGGTTGTATGCCTGGCATGGGGAACATCATTATGCTCATATAGCCCATTTGGCGAATAGAAAAGGATGGAAATAA
- a CDS encoding peptidylprolyl isomerase: MQNGIYAKFYTSKGDILVKLTHDKTPGTVGNFVGLAEGNLENTAKPQGKPYYDGLTFHRVIADFMIQGGCPEGTGVGGPGYQFDDEFHPELKHNGPGVLSMANAGPGTNGSQFFITHVDTAWLDNKHTVFGFVESGQDVVDTIAQGDVIEKLEIIRVGEEAQKWNAIEAFRTFEGSREQRLAEEKRREEEAIDKVAAGFDKTPSGLRYKIIQKGNGTQAEKGKTVSVHYKGMLVDGTVFDSSYKRNQPIDFALGVGQVIQGWDEGISLLQVGDKARLVIPPQLGYGSRGAGGVIPPNATLVFDVELMKVK, from the coding sequence ATGCAAAACGGTATTTACGCCAAATTTTATACTAGCAAAGGGGATATCCTTGTGAAGCTTACACATGATAAAACTCCTGGAACGGTAGGTAATTTTGTTGGATTGGCTGAAGGTAATTTAGAAAATACAGCTAAACCTCAAGGAAAACCGTATTATGACGGACTTACATTTCATCGGGTAATCGCTGATTTTATGATACAGGGAGGATGCCCTGAGGGTACAGGAGTAGGTGGTCCAGGATATCAATTTGATGATGAATTTCATCCGGAGTTAAAACATAATGGTCCTGGAGTTCTTTCAATGGCGAATGCTGGTCCAGGTACTAATGGTAGCCAATTTTTCATTACTCACGTAGATACGGCATGGTTGGATAACAAACATACAGTATTTGGTTTTGTGGAGAGCGGTCAAGATGTTGTTGATACTATTGCTCAAGGTGATGTTATTGAAAAACTTGAGATTATTCGAGTTGGTGAGGAAGCTCAAAAGTGGAATGCTATAGAGGCTTTCCGTACTTTTGAAGGATCTAGAGAACAACGTTTGGCTGAAGAAAAACGTAGAGAAGAGGAAGCGATTGATAAAGTGGCTGCAGGATTTGATAAAACTCCAAGTGGATTACGTTATAAAATTATTCAGAAGGGTAATGGTACACAAGCAGAGAAAGGAAAAACAGTTTCTGTTCATTACAAAGGAATGTTAGTTGACGGTACTGTTTTTGATTCATCTTATAAACGTAATCAACCAATTGATTTTGCTTTGGGAGTTGGACAAGTTATACAAGGTTGGGACGAAGGTATTAGCCTTCTTCAAGTGGGAGATAAGGCTCGTTTAGTTATTCCTCCACAACTGGGTTACGGTAGCAGAGGAGCAGGTGGTGTAATTCCCCCAAATGCAACCTTGGTTTTTGATGTAGAATTAATGAAAGTGAAGTAA
- a CDS encoding NAD(P)H-dependent flavin oxidoreductase: protein MHNRITSLFKIQYPIIQAGMIWASGWKLASAVSNAGGLGIIGAGSMYPEILREHIQKCKQATDKPFAVNVPMLYPDIQQLMEIIVDEGVSIVFTSAGNPKTWTTYLKDKGITVVHVVSSVKFALKAQEAGVDAIVAEGFEAGGHNGREETTTFTLIPMVKEKISIPLIAAGGIASGSGMLAAMVLGADGVQVGSRFVASEEASSHPSFKQKVVEAQEGDTYLTLKELAPVRLLKNKFYHDIQALYTKGADIESLKTLLGRARAKKGMFEGDLDEGELEIGQIAGLIHDIKPAAELVQQLLDEFEIAKKKVSLL from the coding sequence ATGCATAATAGAATTACATCTTTATTTAAAATTCAATATCCAATCATTCAAGCAGGAATGATATGGGCTAGTGGTTGGAAATTGGCATCTGCAGTTAGTAATGCGGGTGGATTGGGAATTATTGGCGCAGGTTCAATGTATCCAGAGATTTTAAGAGAACATATCCAAAAGTGTAAACAAGCTACCGACAAACCGTTTGCTGTGAATGTGCCAATGTTGTATCCAGATATACAGCAACTCATGGAAATTATTGTTGATGAAGGAGTGTCTATAGTGTTTACTTCAGCTGGGAATCCTAAGACCTGGACAACTTATTTAAAGGATAAAGGGATTACTGTAGTTCATGTGGTAAGTAGTGTAAAGTTCGCATTAAAGGCTCAGGAAGCTGGAGTCGATGCTATTGTAGCTGAAGGGTTTGAAGCAGGGGGCCACAATGGTAGAGAGGAGACCACTACTTTTACTTTGATACCAATGGTTAAAGAAAAAATTAGTATTCCATTAATAGCAGCTGGCGGGATTGCTAGTGGCTCAGGAATGTTAGCTGCAATGGTTTTGGGGGCTGATGGTGTTCAGGTAGGTAGCCGTTTTGTGGCCAGTGAGGAGGCATCTTCCCATCCTTCTTTTAAACAAAAGGTGGTTGAAGCCCAAGAGGGGGATACTTATCTTACGTTAAAGGAACTTGCGCCCGTAAGACTTCTTAAAAATAAATTTTATCATGATATTCAGGCACTTTATACTAAGGGTGCGGATATTGAATCGCTCAAAACATTATTGGGCAGAGCCAGGGCTAAAAAAGGGATGTTTGAAGGTGATTTAGATGAGGGGGAATTAGAAATAGGACAAATAGCAGGTCTTATACATGATATTAAACCAGCAGCTGAATTAGTGCAGCAATTGTTAGATGAGTTCGAAATTGCTAAAAAGAAGGTTTCTTTATTATAG
- a CDS encoding S8 family serine peptidase, whose protein sequence is MKPILFFFGFVFSIASYSQEHAWVFFTDKEDVVKSLSKPESILSIRAIDRKHQYGIKIDERDVPVTENYIQIIKSQPGIVYRAKSKWFNCVHLTGTREAISALQELPFVSHISFADRNLNLSAREVFSDEVGVVGRDKNTLVDFPYGNTQGQIALIKTNQLHSIGFKGEGMLVAVLDAGFPNVNTLDAFQYLRDHGRLVGGYNFVKRDADFANVSLNSHGTRVLSTMAANLPGTYVGSAPDAAYVLYVTEDVDSESPVEESYWVEAVERADSLGVNIINTSLGYTTFDQSRFNYLQTEMDGTSTFISRGANVATEKGLLVVNSAGNSGNSSWGIITAPADANVFTVGAVDMYGNYASFSSRGPTTDGRIKPDVMAQGIQTAVINQNGVIVGNNGTSFASPIIAGSMACLWQAMPEKTNLELMEIVRASASLYSNPSVEMGYGIPDFLEAYYGELDEGSLFLEEVGWFPNPTSDLVTIQTSVGNRILGCKVYNLTGALILSNDVVAKEVELDLTHHPKGIYFVEVYLNQKTITLKIIKD, encoded by the coding sequence ATGAAACCAATACTGTTTTTTTTCGGATTTGTATTTAGTATTGCTTCCTATTCTCAAGAGCATGCATGGGTGTTTTTTACCGATAAGGAAGATGTTGTAAAATCTCTTTCCAAACCAGAATCTATACTTAGCATACGCGCCATAGATCGAAAACATCAATATGGGATTAAAATTGATGAACGGGATGTCCCTGTTACTGAAAACTATATACAAATAATTAAGTCACAGCCAGGTATTGTTTATAGGGCAAAATCAAAATGGTTTAATTGTGTACATTTGACTGGAACTAGAGAAGCGATATCCGCCTTGCAAGAACTGCCCTTTGTGAGTCACATTAGTTTTGCAGATAGAAATTTGAATTTAAGTGCTCGTGAAGTTTTTAGTGATGAGGTAGGGGTTGTAGGAAGGGATAAAAATACTTTAGTTGATTTTCCATATGGGAATACTCAGGGACAAATAGCACTGATTAAGACAAATCAATTGCATTCTATTGGTTTTAAGGGGGAAGGAATGTTAGTAGCAGTATTAGATGCTGGTTTTCCAAATGTAAACACATTGGATGCTTTTCAATACCTAAGAGATCACGGGCGATTGGTTGGTGGGTATAATTTTGTGAAAAGGGATGCCGATTTTGCGAATGTATCCTTAAATTCTCATGGAACTAGAGTTTTGTCAACCATGGCTGCCAATTTACCTGGTACTTATGTTGGAAGTGCTCCTGATGCTGCCTATGTGTTATATGTAACTGAAGATGTTGATTCTGAATCCCCTGTTGAAGAAAGTTATTGGGTTGAAGCAGTAGAAAGGGCAGATAGTTTGGGGGTGAATATTATCAATACCTCTTTAGGCTATACTACTTTTGATCAATCTAGATTTAATTATTTACAGACAGAAATGGATGGAACATCTACATTTATCTCAAGAGGAGCTAATGTGGCGACTGAAAAAGGGTTGTTGGTTGTTAACTCAGCAGGTAATTCAGGTAATAGTAGTTGGGGTATTATAACAGCACCTGCAGATGCTAATGTTTTTACAGTAGGAGCTGTGGATATGTATGGGAATTACGCTAGTTTTAGTTCAAGGGGCCCAACGACTGATGGTCGTATAAAGCCAGATGTTATGGCTCAAGGGATTCAAACTGCGGTAATCAATCAAAATGGGGTAATTGTTGGGAATAATGGAACTTCATTTGCATCTCCAATAATTGCCGGGTCAATGGCCTGTTTATGGCAAGCAATGCCAGAAAAAACAAACCTTGAGCTTATGGAAATTGTCAGAGCATCAGCTTCTCTATATTCAAACCCTTCTGTTGAGATGGGGTATGGTATTCCTGATTTTTTAGAGGCATATTATGGTGAATTGGATGAGGGATCACTTTTTTTAGAGGAAGTAGGATGGTTTCCTAATCCTACATCTGATTTAGTAACAATACAAACTTCTGTTGGTAATCGAATCTTGGGGTGTAAAGTATATAACCTAACAGGTGCTTTGATTCTATCTAATGATGTAGTTGCTAAAGAAGTTGAACTGGATCTGACTCATCATCCTAAAGGGATATATTTTGTGGAGGTATATTTAAATCAGAAAACTATAACACTAAAAATAATAAAAGACTAA
- the mnmA gene encoding tRNA 2-thiouridine(34) synthase MnmA: protein MQKRVIVGLSGGVDSSVAAWLLKEQGYEVIGLFMKNWHDDSVTISNECPWLEDSNDALLVAEKLGIPFQTVDLSEQYKERIVDYMFNEYERGRTPNPDVLCNREIKFDVFMKIALSLGADFVATGHYCRKGTVTSDGKEVYQLLAGVDVNKDQSYFLCQLSQEQLSKALFPIGELTKPQVREIAQNAGLITAEKKDSQGLCFIGKVRLPEFLQQKLQPKEGVIVEIPTDFEDYNKIPSVFDSKMEELEFYAKKNHYQVTNGKVVGKHPGAHYFTKGQRKGLNVGGTIEPLFVIDTDVDDNIIYTGQGKEHPGLYRRTLFIHNDELHWVREDLALQTGGVMEVKARIRYRQPLQKATLYKVDNGMYVDFALPQSAITEGQFVAWHIGDELVGSGVIS from the coding sequence ATGCAAAAAAGAGTTATTGTAGGACTTTCAGGAGGGGTTGATTCTAGTGTGGCTGCTTGGCTTCTTAAAGAGCAAGGCTACGAGGTAATTGGGCTTTTTATGAAAAATTGGCATGACGATTCAGTTACAATTTCTAACGAATGTCCATGGCTTGAAGATAGTAACGATGCCTTATTGGTGGCTGAGAAATTAGGTATTCCATTTCAAACTGTCGATTTGAGTGAGCAGTACAAAGAACGGATAGTGGATTATATGTTTAATGAATATGAACGAGGCCGTACTCCAAACCCTGATGTTCTTTGTAATCGAGAAATCAAGTTTGATGTTTTTATGAAAATAGCACTGAGTCTAGGAGCTGATTTTGTAGCTACAGGCCACTATTGCCGTAAAGGAACGGTAACAAGTGATGGTAAGGAGGTATATCAACTACTGGCGGGAGTAGACGTAAATAAAGACCAATCCTATTTTTTATGTCAGCTTTCTCAAGAGCAACTTTCAAAAGCTTTATTTCCAATAGGTGAACTCACCAAGCCCCAAGTCCGTGAAATTGCACAAAATGCAGGTCTTATCACAGCTGAAAAGAAGGACTCACAAGGCTTGTGTTTTATCGGAAAAGTTCGTTTGCCTGAGTTTCTTCAACAAAAACTTCAGCCCAAAGAGGGTGTGATTGTAGAAATTCCTACTGATTTTGAGGATTACAATAAAATTCCTTCTGTTTTTGATTCTAAAATGGAGGAGTTGGAATTTTATGCTAAAAAGAACCATTATCAAGTAACAAACGGTAAGGTTGTTGGAAAACATCCAGGCGCCCATTATTTTACTAAGGGACAACGAAAAGGTTTGAATGTTGGTGGTACTATCGAACCCTTATTTGTGATAGATACAGATGTGGATGACAATATTATATACACTGGTCAAGGAAAAGAACATCCTGGGTTGTATCGTCGAACTTTGTTTATCCACAACGATGAGCTCCATTGGGTACGAGAAGACTTAGCTCTTCAGACAGGTGGCGTAATGGAGGTGAAGGCTAGGATTCGTTATAGGCAGCCACTTCAAAAAGCTACACTTTATAAAGTAGATAATGGTATGTATGTAGATTTTGCACTTCCGCAGAGTGCAATTACTGAAGGCCAATTCGTAGCCTGGCATATTGGTGATGAATTAGTAGGATCGGGAGTAATTTCTTAA